One region of Azoarcus sp. CIB genomic DNA includes:
- a CDS encoding SDR family NAD(P)-dependent oxidoreductase — protein sequence MNRLEGKVALITGTGGGQGRVAALRFAREGAVVVGCDTDAAAHAETRRLVEAEGFELHGSAPVDLGDHEQARTWVESAAEQFGRIDVLYNNASAARFGPVAEFSIVDWHYTIRNEIDLIFYTTKYAWKHLAVRGGVIINIASTAAWGGSKVAGISAHCAAKGAVVSFTRQLAVEGAPVGIRAVSISPGFVKTPGTAAFVENPVTRRALLDGVLQNRPGEPEEVVSLALYVASDEAAFMTGSDLVIDGGLLAI from the coding sequence ATGAATCGTCTTGAAGGAAAAGTAGCGCTGATCACCGGCACCGGCGGCGGTCAGGGTCGTGTCGCAGCCTTGCGCTTCGCGCGCGAGGGCGCCGTGGTGGTGGGTTGCGATACGGATGCCGCGGCCCACGCCGAAACGCGCCGGCTGGTCGAGGCCGAAGGATTCGAGTTGCACGGCTCCGCCCCGGTGGACCTCGGCGACCACGAACAGGCCCGCACCTGGGTCGAGTCCGCGGCGGAACAGTTCGGGCGCATCGACGTTCTCTACAACAACGCATCGGCCGCGCGTTTCGGACCGGTGGCGGAATTTTCGATCGTTGACTGGCACTACACGATCCGGAACGAGATCGACCTTATCTTCTACACGACCAAATACGCGTGGAAGCACCTTGCCGTGCGCGGTGGCGTGATCATCAACATCGCCTCGACCGCCGCCTGGGGCGGCTCAAAGGTTGCAGGCATCAGCGCCCACTGCGCCGCCAAGGGTGCGGTCGTCTCCTTTACCCGCCAGCTGGCGGTCGAAGGGGCGCCGGTCGGCATACGCGCGGTCAGCATCAGTCCGGGCTTCGTGAAGACCCCCGGCACCGCGGCCTTCGTCGAGAACCCCGTCACCCGCCGGGCGCTACTCGATGGCGTGCTGCAGAATCGGCCGGGGGAACCCGAGGAAGTCGTGTCGCTGGCCCTGTACGTGGCCTCGGACGAAGCCGCCTTCATGACCGGTTCGGACCTCGTCATCGACGGGGGGCTGCTCGCAATCTGA
- a CDS encoding VOC family protein — protein MDIIGIGYLGFESANLDAWREYGPKVMGFQIGTSPTADPDTLYFKLDDRRHRLAFHPGKIDRLAYIGWEAKGKLEFHAAVERFRSHGVEVSFGDPELCDKRGVKELIRFRDPVGYQHELFYAQKWSPRSFVPGRPHGGFVCGERGVGHIVVITPEYTPELEHFLTGIMGMHWYGSGAGKGKTGFFRSRLNDKTSHDIAYGFGPGKAGVQHIGLFVRSVRDVGETYDLVRKNGLQMMMTLGQHSQDPHMSFYHFTPSGFAIECITELEPWHDDGFELNPEQLSTWGHEIVGPILGPSVRTPEEVFDSEVLHAKG, from the coding sequence ATGGACATCATCGGTATCGGCTACCTGGGGTTCGAATCGGCGAACCTCGATGCCTGGCGCGAATATGGCCCGAAGGTCATGGGCTTTCAGATCGGGACATCCCCGACTGCGGATCCGGACACCCTCTACTTCAAGCTCGATGACCGTCGTCATCGGCTCGCATTCCATCCGGGCAAGATCGACCGCCTCGCTTACATCGGCTGGGAAGCCAAGGGCAAGCTGGAGTTTCACGCCGCCGTCGAGCGCTTCCGCAGCCATGGTGTCGAGGTCAGCTTCGGCGATCCGGAACTGTGCGACAAACGCGGCGTGAAGGAGCTGATCCGTTTCCGTGACCCGGTCGGATACCAGCACGAGCTGTTCTATGCCCAGAAATGGAGCCCGCGCTCCTTCGTGCCGGGCCGTCCGCACGGCGGATTCGTCTGCGGCGAACGGGGCGTGGGCCACATCGTCGTGATCACGCCCGAATACACGCCCGAACTCGAACACTTCCTCACCGGCATCATGGGCATGCACTGGTACGGCTCGGGCGCCGGCAAGGGCAAGACGGGGTTCTTCCGCTCCAGGCTCAACGACAAGACGAGCCACGACATCGCTTACGGTTTCGGCCCGGGCAAGGCCGGCGTGCAGCACATCGGCCTCTTCGTGCGCTCGGTTCGCGACGTCGGCGAAACCTACGATCTGGTCAGAAAGAACGGGCTGCAGATGATGATGACGCTGGGACAGCATTCGCAGGACCCGCACATGTCCTTCTATCACTTCACGCCGTCCGGCTTCGCGATCGAATGCATCACCGAACTCGAACCCTGGCACGATGACGGCTTCGAACTCAATCCGGAGCAGCTCTCTACCTGGGGTCATGAGATCGTCGGACCCATCCTCGGCCCCAGCGTGCGCACACCGGAGGAGGTCTTCGACTCCGAGGTTCTCCACGCGAAGGGCTGA
- a CDS encoding universal stress protein, producing the protein MYSHILVPTDGTHLASQTISQAVQFARSVGARITFFYADPDAGASLTDDGALIHLLDPGLYQDDFGGRAREILAKAEVSARAGDIDCECVTRRSNRPHEAILAAAKELGCDLIFMASHGPRSIGGVMLASETLKVLAGSRIPVLVSSVEKNDPNPAMTKVCAIIKDEHRSIAVVSYGMRMLAGGLRDGKPADIGLLDGMLTYLDEFPAKLHHPKEDAYLFAALRRRTTSLDQVIDDLQQEHLDGDRQLAALRAAVAHYQASPDPDAETLASAIDAFALGQLRHIALEERAIIPGACDHLAEQDWKEIVAAFGPNGDARFNHRERETYRRLYSRIANLHQTLPRMSTPGQS; encoded by the coding sequence ATGTACAGCCATATCCTCGTTCCGACCGACGGTACCCATCTCGCCAGCCAGACGATCTCTCAGGCCGTCCAGTTCGCCCGCAGCGTGGGGGCGCGCATCACGTTCTTCTATGCCGATCCGGATGCCGGCGCCTCTCTGACCGACGACGGTGCGCTGATCCACCTTCTCGACCCCGGCCTGTATCAGGACGACTTCGGCGGGCGCGCCCGCGAGATCCTCGCCAAGGCCGAGGTGTCGGCGCGCGCGGGCGACATCGACTGCGAGTGCGTGACCCGGCGGAGCAACCGGCCGCACGAGGCCATTCTCGCCGCCGCGAAGGAACTGGGCTGCGACCTGATCTTCATGGCATCGCACGGGCCGCGCAGCATTGGCGGCGTCATGCTCGCCTCGGAAACGCTCAAGGTGCTAGCTGGTAGCCGCATCCCGGTACTCGTGTCGTCGGTCGAAAAGAATGACCCGAACCCGGCGATGACGAAGGTCTGCGCGATCATCAAGGACGAGCACCGCTCGATCGCGGTAGTGTCCTACGGCATGCGGATGCTCGCTGGCGGACTGCGCGACGGCAAACCTGCGGATATCGGCCTGCTCGACGGCATGCTCACCTACCTCGACGAGTTCCCGGCCAAACTGCACCATCCAAAGGAAGATGCCTACCTCTTCGCGGCACTCAGGAGGCGCACGACGTCGCTCGACCAGGTCATCGACGATCTGCAACAGGAGCATCTGGATGGCGACCGACAACTTGCTGCCCTGCGCGCGGCCGTCGCCCACTATCAGGCGTCCCCCGACCCCGACGCAGAAACGCTCGCAAGCGCCATCGACGCCTTCGCCCTCGGGCAGCTCAGGCATATCGCACTCGAGGAGCGGGCGATCATCCCGGGCGCCTGCGACCACCTCGCGGAACAGGACTGGAAGGAGATCGTGGCGGCCTTCGGACCGAACGGCGACGCGCGCTTCAACCATCGCGAACGCGAGACCTACCGACGCCTGTATTCGCGAATTGCCAACCTGCACCAGACGCTGCCCCGCATGAGCACGCCCGGCCAGTCATGA
- a CDS encoding MFS transporter yields the protein MSVERNATGAWAPLLHRPFRALWIAAIAVNLSMWMQNIGAAWMMTELRPDSPLMVSLVQTAMALPAFLLGLPSGVIADLVNRRRLLLITQTCSLACACLLAATALAGGIGAWLLLGLTFALGCSNAFGMAAWIAANIDSAPKGQIPAAIALSTVTPNIARVVGPAAAGALIAFAGVPTLFVVVAVGFLISLGLLRALPDTDLRPGLPPERLWSGIRSGVRYMQHSAQLRLALRLVFAFVTAGSAIWALLPLVARDQLGLAAGGFSLLLGSLGAGAVIAALQVTRLYRRFSVRRIVTGGGLLFMAVTALIPVVHNLFVMSALLFVGGMAWMAVNTTTGTVIQTSAAAWVRARVASVYLLVIMGAMAAGGVLWGAIAERMGVGASLWIAAGSIAAGLMLTGRARMQMGSESDFSVADTQETGPAASPADHEQGPVAVEITYHVPAERHEEFVRAAHELGISRRRNGAIAWRLYRDLEHTDCLAERFLVDSWLDYLRQRDRVTRQDRDIERRLEALTTDGNSRTRRFIAEA from the coding sequence GTGAGTGTCGAGCGCAATGCCACGGGTGCGTGGGCACCTCTCCTCCATCGGCCGTTTCGCGCGCTGTGGATCGCGGCGATCGCGGTCAACCTGTCGATGTGGATGCAGAACATCGGCGCCGCCTGGATGATGACCGAACTGCGGCCCGATTCGCCGCTCATGGTGTCCTTGGTCCAGACGGCGATGGCGCTGCCGGCCTTTCTGCTCGGGCTCCCGAGCGGCGTGATCGCCGATCTGGTCAACCGCAGGCGCCTCCTTCTGATCACCCAGACCTGTTCCCTCGCATGCGCCTGCCTGCTCGCAGCCACGGCCCTGGCTGGCGGCATCGGCGCCTGGCTGCTCCTCGGCCTCACCTTCGCGCTCGGGTGCAGCAACGCGTTCGGCATGGCGGCGTGGATTGCCGCCAACATCGACAGCGCGCCGAAGGGGCAGATACCGGCAGCGATCGCCCTGTCCACGGTCACGCCCAACATCGCGCGCGTCGTGGGACCGGCCGCCGCGGGGGCACTGATCGCATTCGCGGGCGTCCCGACGCTGTTCGTCGTGGTCGCGGTCGGTTTCTTGATCTCACTGGGGCTGCTGCGCGCCCTGCCCGACACGGATCTGCGGCCCGGCCTGCCGCCCGAGCGGCTGTGGAGCGGCATCCGCAGCGGCGTACGTTACATGCAGCATTCCGCGCAGCTGCGGCTCGCGCTGCGACTGGTCTTCGCTTTCGTGACCGCAGGCAGCGCGATCTGGGCATTGCTGCCACTCGTCGCCCGTGACCAGCTCGGGCTCGCTGCAGGCGGGTTCAGCCTGCTCCTCGGCAGTCTCGGCGCGGGCGCAGTTATCGCGGCATTACAGGTCACCCGACTGTATCGTCGTTTCTCCGTGCGCCGCATCGTGACCGGCGGCGGCCTGTTGTTCATGGCCGTCACGGCGCTGATTCCGGTGGTACACAATCTCTTTGTCATGAGTGCACTGCTCTTCGTCGGAGGAATGGCGTGGATGGCTGTCAATACCACCACCGGGACCGTGATCCAGACCTCCGCCGCAGCCTGGGTACGTGCTCGCGTTGCGTCGGTATACCTGCTCGTCATCATGGGGGCGATGGCAGCGGGCGGCGTATTGTGGGGCGCGATCGCCGAACGCATGGGCGTCGGGGCAAGCCTGTGGATTGCTGCCGGATCGATTGCGGCCGGGCTGATGCTGACCGGACGAGCTCGCATGCAAATGGGATCGGAGTCCGATTTCAGCGTCGCCGACACGCAGGAAACGGGGCCCGCTGCCAGCCCGGCCGACCATGAGCAGGGACCGGTTGCGGTCGAAATCACTTACCACGTGCCGGCCGAGCGGCATGAGGAGTTCGTGCGCGCGGCCCACGAACTCGGCATCTCACGCCGACGAAACGGGGCGATCGCCTGGCGCCTCTATAGGGATCTCGAACACACGGATTGTCTTGCCGAACGCTTCCTGGTGGACTCGTGGCTCGACTACCTGCGCCAGCGCGACCGTGTCACTCGGCAGGACCGCGACATCGAGCGCCGCCTGGAGGCCCTCACCACGGACGGGAACTCGCGCACACGCCGCTTCATTGCGGAAGCGTGA